One stretch of Roseimicrobium sp. ORNL1 DNA includes these proteins:
- the pstC gene encoding phosphate ABC transporter permease subunit PstC, protein MSTEDSVHRETEKDLLKPPGFLGLRIDRQKLIKGFFTTCAMVTIVTLVLIMWSLVSEGPLRVGKAFGFLPYPTLKGGFLDTYRHELSVYRKAGLEFADYIQKPVTEHEELLSRLKRALNAELNTVSKISRDRRDAALLVKTHVEEKAALQREALEEALEKKEPPTAPEKIAELRKSVTEATHIAVASEVISDVFNRDEKEKLIAELNSLQPDQEDLPPFMQTLMAESAAKDAEAKKQFAALVTSVEEFEVAIDPVLELHNSMKELVLVTKDKAVQQHMAEDARAQLLEAAATAKTPEQKAAFEKDAAETETAEVDFKAAIEPVLAKLPDFEKLLPPYLEAVKKAAASLPENHGTREARDLVGHFNRDFPRHVKTVEATVPRMQEWRWDKPVPMTQALTSFLFGGDWITNSSWQDFYGVLPLLTGSLVIALTALVIALPFSVGAAIYVNQFATLREQELVKPLIEFIQAIPSVVLGFIGISVLGDLIKSTSDIPWLSWIPGFPVQERLNMFNAGVLLALMAIPTMFSLAEDAINNVPRAFSEASEALGATKLQTVFRVIVPASVSGILAAMLLGLGRIIGETMVVLLVAGNRIAIPDFSDGIGTVFQPAHTLTGIIAQELGEVSRGSSHWQALFMVGILLFIISLFINWASRLVVKKFQLPKI, encoded by the coding sequence ATGAGCACCGAAGACAGCGTCCACCGCGAGACGGAAAAAGATCTCCTCAAGCCCCCCGGTTTCCTCGGGCTGCGCATTGATCGCCAGAAGCTCATCAAGGGCTTCTTCACCACATGCGCCATGGTGACCATCGTCACCCTGGTGCTCATCATGTGGTCCCTCGTCTCTGAGGGCCCTCTCAGGGTGGGGAAGGCCTTTGGCTTCCTGCCCTATCCCACGCTCAAGGGTGGTTTCCTCGATACCTACCGCCACGAGCTCTCCGTGTATCGCAAGGCCGGACTGGAGTTCGCCGACTACATCCAGAAGCCCGTCACCGAGCATGAGGAGCTGCTCAGCCGCCTGAAGCGCGCGCTGAACGCCGAGCTCAACACCGTCTCCAAAATTTCCCGCGACCGCCGTGACGCGGCGCTGCTTGTCAAAACCCACGTGGAGGAAAAGGCCGCCCTCCAGCGCGAAGCTCTGGAGGAAGCCCTGGAAAAGAAGGAGCCGCCCACCGCGCCGGAGAAGATTGCGGAACTCCGCAAGAGCGTGACGGAGGCCACCCACATCGCGGTCGCCAGCGAAGTCATCTCTGATGTCTTCAACAGGGACGAGAAGGAGAAGCTCATCGCGGAGCTGAACTCCCTCCAGCCGGACCAGGAGGACCTGCCGCCCTTCATGCAGACTCTCATGGCGGAGTCCGCCGCGAAGGACGCGGAGGCCAAGAAGCAGTTCGCCGCCCTGGTGACCTCGGTGGAGGAATTCGAGGTGGCCATTGACCCCGTGCTGGAGCTGCACAACTCCATGAAGGAACTCGTGCTGGTCACCAAGGACAAGGCCGTGCAACAACACATGGCGGAGGATGCCAGGGCACAACTGCTGGAAGCCGCTGCCACCGCCAAGACGCCTGAGCAGAAGGCCGCCTTTGAGAAAGACGCTGCGGAAACGGAAACCGCGGAAGTGGACTTCAAGGCCGCCATCGAGCCGGTTCTGGCCAAGCTTCCGGACTTCGAAAAGCTCCTGCCGCCTTACCTCGAAGCCGTCAAGAAGGCTGCCGCATCGCTTCCCGAGAATCACGGGACCAGGGAGGCTCGCGACCTCGTGGGGCACTTCAACAGGGACTTCCCCCGGCACGTCAAAACCGTCGAGGCCACCGTGCCGCGCATGCAGGAATGGCGCTGGGACAAGCCGGTGCCCATGACGCAGGCGCTCACCTCCTTCCTCTTCGGCGGCGACTGGATCACCAACAGCTCATGGCAGGACTTCTACGGCGTGCTGCCGCTGCTCACCGGTTCACTCGTGATTGCGCTCACCGCGCTGGTCATCGCCCTTCCCTTCAGCGTCGGTGCGGCCATCTACGTGAATCAGTTCGCCACACTGCGTGAACAGGAGCTCGTGAAGCCGCTCATCGAGTTCATCCAGGCCATTCCCTCCGTGGTACTCGGCTTCATCGGTATCTCGGTGCTCGGTGACCTGATCAAGTCCACGAGCGATATCCCGTGGCTCTCCTGGATTCCCGGCTTCCCGGTGCAGGAACGCTTGAACATGTTCAATGCCGGCGTGCTGCTCGCTCTCATGGCCATTCCCACCATGTTCTCCCTCGCCGAGGACGCGATCAACAACGTGCCGCGTGCCTTCAGCGAGGCCAGTGAAGCGCTGGGCGCCACGAAGCTGCAGACCGTTTTCAGGGTCATCGTACCTGCCTCCGTCTCCGGCATCCTCGCCGCGATGCTGCTCGGCCTTGGCCGTATCATCGGTGAGACCATGGTGGTGCTCCTCGTCGCTGGTAACCGCATCGCCATCCCGGATTTCTCGGACGGCATCGGCACCGTCTTCCAGCCCGCGCACACGCTCACCGGCATCATCGCGCAGGAGCTGGGTGAAGTCTCCCGCGGCAGCTCCCACTGGCAGGCCCTCTTCATGGTGGGCATCCTGCTCTTCATCATCTCCCTTTTCATCAACTGGGCCTCCCGTCTCGTGGTGAAGAAATTCCAGCTCCCCAAGATCTAG
- the pstB gene encoding phosphate ABC transporter ATP-binding protein PstB yields MVAAPPQPRTSSVDLSPAPSEPQERAEPLSTAQQEGIISVRSMDFMYGTKQALFGINLEIPPNQVTAFIGPSGCGKSTLLRCFNRINDRIPGAHIGKGKVIIKGKNIYDADVDTTQLRRQVGMVFQKYNPFPKSIYENVVYGLRIAGEKKKSVLDEACERALREAALWDETKDRLKTNAFGMSGGQMQRLCIARAVAVKPDILLMDEPCSALDPIATLKVEELIVALRKEYTVVIVTHNMQQARRVADLTAFMYMGNLIEFADTVAIFSAPQQKKTEDYIRGQFS; encoded by the coding sequence ATGGTAGCCGCCCCCCCACAACCCCGTACCTCCTCCGTGGATCTGTCCCCCGCGCCCAGCGAGCCCCAGGAACGCGCCGAGCCTCTGTCGACCGCACAGCAGGAAGGCATCATCTCTGTGCGCAGCATGGATTTCATGTATGGCACGAAGCAGGCGCTCTTCGGCATCAACCTGGAGATTCCCCCAAACCAGGTGACCGCCTTCATCGGACCGTCCGGTTGCGGCAAGTCCACCCTGCTGCGCTGCTTCAACCGCATCAATGACCGCATCCCCGGCGCCCACATCGGCAAGGGCAAGGTGATCATCAAGGGCAAGAACATCTACGACGCGGATGTCGATACCACCCAGCTCCGCCGCCAGGTGGGCATGGTCTTCCAGAAATACAATCCCTTCCCCAAGAGCATCTACGAGAACGTGGTCTACGGCCTCCGCATTGCTGGGGAGAAGAAGAAGAGCGTGCTCGACGAAGCCTGCGAACGCGCGCTCCGCGAAGCCGCCCTCTGGGACGAGACCAAGGACCGTCTGAAGACCAATGCCTTCGGCATGTCCGGTGGCCAGATGCAGCGCCTCTGCATCGCCCGCGCCGTCGCCGTGAAGCCCGACATCCTCCTCATGGATGAACCCTGCTCCGCGCTCGACCCCATCGCCACCCTGAAGGTGGAGGAGCTCATCGTCGCCCTCCGCAAGGAGTACACCGTGGTCATCGTGACCCACAACATGCAGCAGGCCCGCCGCGTGGCAGACCTCACCGCCTTCATGTACATGGGCAACCTCATCGAGTTCGCCGACACGGTCGCCATCTTCAGCGCTCCCCAGCAAAAGAAGACCGAGGACTACATCCGCGGCCAGTTCAGTTGA
- the scpB gene encoding SMC-Scp complex subunit ScpB encodes MELSRIVEALLFASQEPLTVTDIARAIQSTVREAKEEIKAAKEAGKENVPELDEEKAALESVKDEDVRAALDALAEHYEKDERSFTIVERSAGWRLCALGTFGEWCRALYPGKKPQRLSGPALETLAIVAYRQPITKSAIEAVRGVSVDAMVQQLLDRNLLKIEGRADLPGRPLLYCTTDLFLDHFGIRTLDDLPNAAELRRVKLPTPEDVAVANDNAGTEAGAVGEEETKVSKGKAAADDTPELLLAGE; translated from the coding sequence ATGGAACTCAGCCGCATCGTTGAAGCTCTCCTTTTCGCCAGTCAGGAGCCCCTGACGGTGACGGACATCGCACGCGCCATCCAGAGCACCGTGCGCGAGGCCAAGGAGGAGATCAAAGCGGCGAAGGAAGCCGGCAAGGAAAACGTCCCTGAGCTTGATGAGGAAAAGGCGGCTCTGGAGTCCGTGAAGGATGAAGACGTCCGCGCGGCTCTGGATGCCCTGGCCGAGCACTACGAGAAGGACGAACGCAGCTTCACCATTGTGGAGCGCAGCGCTGGCTGGAGATTGTGCGCCTTGGGCACGTTCGGCGAATGGTGCCGCGCGCTGTATCCCGGCAAGAAACCCCAGCGTCTCAGCGGTCCTGCCCTGGAGACCTTGGCCATCGTGGCCTACCGCCAGCCGATTACGAAGTCGGCGATTGAAGCCGTACGCGGTGTCTCCGTGGATGCCATGGTGCAGCAGCTCCTGGATCGCAACCTTCTGAAAATCGAAGGCCGCGCCGACCTCCCCGGTCGTCCGCTGCTCTATTGCACCACCGACCTCTTCCTCGACCACTTCGGCATCCGCACCCTGGATGACCTCCCGAACGCCGCCGAACTACGCCGCGTGAAACTGCCTACTCCAGAAGACGTCGCTGTCGCCAATGACAACGCCGGCACGGAAGCCGGTGCGGTGGGCGAAGAAGAGACCAAAGTCTCGAAGGGCAAAGCCGCGGCGGATGATACGCCGGAGCTGTTGCTGGCGGGAGAGTAG
- the mrdA gene encoding penicillin-binding protein 2 → MRGPRLTLPVTLLALICGPVWEAASQSQPTLRAVPVEAPSPTPELTPAPDPAPKKESKAGWRTDPEARTLILNVPAPRGQIVDRNGVPLAQMRVVQYLALSFPLLGEKATSREILDFAHTRLRKVNAVLGKAWNLPDDRLLLHYKNRRWLPLVFTYQDNILEEINGDQQLKLFDLLRPGSGVVLQASYMRYYPKGMCAPHIIGYTGRVRQLPTGPIQDGDPLFEEIEGRSGLEKTFDKDLQGRPGVTTVLFNPDGSKEVEQVKSRPIPGNNVVTSLDYNFQKYVENALAKHTRSAAMVIMDVKTGDVLAMGSYPLYDANLFCPGITDANYARLKMDKRDPLVPRAFQGTYPPASTFKIIVSQAALETGEITPRTSYYCGTSLWIGDREFRNWNKEPEGDINVVTAIKRSCNTWFYQAGLQIGAQPITDMAQRFGFGEKTGIPLEGEQAGFVPTDAWMMQKYGHRMQGGDIANLSIGQGRTLVTPLQVAQAMCGIADGNVMPQARLVKQVQDPQDRVIQPFPVTVKRRISLDPAARETVVKGMIAVVNASGGTGRNAKLDDKINIQVAGKTGTAQWKPETNESAERQLAWFTGFLPANEPMYAFAIVYEGSPGERVGGGAIAAPIVSEVFENIYKNAPPDDPLVQLAMSENAAKAIAISDEDEQTDGSGSRAPAVEGLQAQPPPPPPPQERKTVGGFFRKLFGR, encoded by the coding sequence ATGCGTGGCCCCCGCCTTACCCTTCCCGTTACCCTGCTGGCTCTCATCTGTGGACCGGTCTGGGAGGCGGCCTCGCAGAGTCAACCCACGCTCAGAGCCGTACCCGTCGAGGCACCGTCCCCGACCCCGGAATTGACCCCCGCCCCCGACCCCGCTCCCAAGAAGGAGTCGAAGGCTGGTTGGCGCACTGACCCGGAGGCACGCACGCTCATTCTCAATGTGCCGGCACCGCGCGGCCAGATTGTGGACCGCAATGGCGTGCCCCTGGCGCAGATGCGCGTGGTGCAGTACCTGGCACTGAGCTTCCCCCTCCTCGGGGAGAAGGCCACCAGCCGCGAGATTCTGGATTTCGCCCACACCCGCCTGCGCAAGGTCAATGCGGTGCTGGGCAAGGCGTGGAACCTTCCGGACGACCGGCTTCTCCTCCACTACAAGAACAGGCGCTGGCTGCCGCTGGTCTTCACCTATCAGGACAACATCCTGGAGGAGATCAATGGCGACCAGCAGTTGAAGCTTTTCGACCTGCTGCGCCCCGGCAGCGGCGTGGTGCTCCAGGCATCCTACATGCGCTATTATCCGAAGGGCATGTGCGCGCCGCACATCATCGGCTACACCGGCCGTGTGCGCCAGCTCCCCACGGGACCGATTCAAGATGGCGACCCACTCTTTGAAGAAATTGAAGGTCGCAGCGGCCTGGAAAAAACATTCGACAAGGACCTGCAGGGCCGCCCGGGTGTGACTACGGTGCTCTTCAATCCGGACGGGTCCAAGGAAGTGGAGCAGGTGAAGAGCCGCCCCATTCCGGGGAACAATGTGGTGACCTCGCTGGACTACAACTTTCAGAAGTATGTGGAGAATGCACTGGCCAAGCACACGCGCAGCGCCGCCATGGTCATCATGGACGTGAAGACGGGTGACGTGCTGGCGATGGGTTCCTATCCCCTCTACGACGCCAACCTCTTCTGCCCAGGCATCACGGATGCGAACTACGCGCGCCTGAAGATGGACAAGCGCGACCCGCTGGTGCCGCGCGCCTTCCAGGGAACGTACCCCCCGGCGTCCACGTTCAAGATCATTGTCTCCCAAGCAGCGCTGGAGACGGGCGAAATCACCCCCCGCACCTCCTACTACTGCGGCACGAGCCTGTGGATTGGTGACCGTGAGTTCCGCAACTGGAACAAGGAGCCTGAAGGCGACATCAATGTGGTGACCGCCATCAAGCGCTCCTGCAACACGTGGTTCTACCAGGCAGGCCTGCAAATCGGAGCCCAGCCCATCACGGACATGGCCCAGCGTTTTGGTTTTGGCGAGAAGACAGGCATCCCGCTGGAGGGCGAGCAGGCGGGCTTCGTGCCCACGGATGCGTGGATGATGCAGAAGTACGGCCACCGCATGCAGGGTGGTGACATTGCGAACCTCTCCATCGGCCAGGGACGCACGCTGGTGACGCCGCTGCAGGTGGCGCAGGCCATGTGCGGCATCGCCGACGGAAACGTGATGCCCCAGGCACGCCTGGTGAAGCAGGTGCAGGACCCGCAGGACCGCGTGATCCAGCCCTTCCCCGTGACGGTGAAGCGCCGCATCTCCCTGGACCCGGCGGCACGTGAGACCGTGGTGAAGGGCATGATTGCCGTGGTAAACGCTTCCGGCGGTACTGGCCGCAATGCGAAGCTGGATGACAAGATCAATATCCAGGTGGCGGGCAAGACCGGCACCGCGCAATGGAAGCCCGAGACGAACGAATCCGCCGAGCGCCAGCTCGCGTGGTTCACCGGCTTCCTTCCCGCCAATGAACCGATGTATGCCTTCGCAATCGTGTATGAAGGCTCCCCGGGCGAACGCGTCGGCGGTGGCGCCATCGCCGCGCCCATCGTGAGCGAAGTGTTCGAGAACATCTACAAGAATGCCCCGCCGGATGACCCGCTGGTGCAGCTCGCCATGTCTGAAAATGCTGCCAAGGCCATCGCCATCTCTGATGAAGATGAGCAGACCGATGGCAGCGGCTCCAGAGCGCCAGCCGTGGAGGGCCTGCAGGCCCAGCCGCCCCCTCCCCCGCCCCCGCAGGAGAGAAAAACGGTTGGCGGGTTTTTCCGCAAGCTCTTCGGCAGGTAG
- the pstB gene encoding phosphate ABC transporter ATP-binding protein PstB has product MSATATAPTTANGTQGSSSAGGPQVKINGVDFCYGTKQTLFDVSLEIANKEVTAFIGPSGCGKSTLLRCINRINDLIEGARITKGNITLGGVDINRQHIDVIALRRKVGMVFQKYNPFPRSIYENVAYGLQVAGEKDKKVIAETVERSLRSATLWDEVKDRLHESALGLSGGQQQRLCIARTLSVKPQVVLMDEPCAALDPIATAKIEELITVLKEQYTIVIVTHNMEQAVRVSDRTAFFYLGKLIEFNDTMKLFTAPEKPETERYLSGRMG; this is encoded by the coding sequence ATGTCTGCCACTGCCACCGCCCCGACTACAGCCAACGGCACGCAAGGGTCCTCCTCCGCCGGAGGCCCGCAGGTGAAAATCAACGGCGTGGACTTCTGCTACGGCACGAAGCAAACCCTCTTCGACGTCTCGCTGGAAATCGCCAACAAGGAAGTCACCGCCTTCATCGGACCGTCCGGCTGCGGCAAGTCCACCCTCCTGCGTTGCATCAACCGCATCAATGACCTCATTGAAGGCGCCCGCATCACCAAGGGAAACATCACCCTCGGTGGCGTGGACATCAATCGGCAGCACATCGACGTCATCGCCCTGCGTCGTAAGGTGGGCATGGTGTTCCAGAAGTACAACCCCTTCCCCCGCAGCATCTACGAGAACGTGGCCTACGGCCTTCAGGTGGCTGGTGAGAAGGATAAAAAGGTCATCGCCGAAACCGTCGAGCGCAGCCTGCGCTCTGCGACCCTTTGGGATGAAGTGAAGGACCGCCTGCATGAAAGCGCCCTCGGTCTCTCCGGAGGCCAGCAGCAGCGCCTCTGCATCGCCCGCACCCTTTCCGTGAAGCCCCAGGTCGTCCTCATGGACGAACCCTGCGCCGCTCTTGACCCCATCGCCACCGCGAAGATTGAGGAGCTCATCACCGTGCTCAAGGAGCAGTACACGATCGTCATCGTGACGCATAACATGGAGCAAGCCGTCCGCGTCAGCGACCGCACCGCCTTCTTCTACTTGGGCAAGCTGATTGAGTTTAACGATACGATGAAACTCTTCACCGCGCCCGAGAAGCCAGAGACGGAGCGGTATTTGAGTGGACGGATGGGGTGA
- a CDS encoding phosphate ABC transporter substrate-binding protein, translating into MKSTIITSLLAIAMTAGLQAQSVLRIRGSDTLGAKLVPQWAEGFKKQGGNVSFDIAAEGSTTAFTNLSAGTAEIGMSSRKVKDDERTFAKTKGVFLQEYNVAWDMIAVVVNKSNPVQSLTKKQIAGIFTGAIKDWSEVGGTPGPISVYTRNTSSGTYKDWQTLAMGGKDYASSSQKMAGNEQIAQEVASNKNGIGYVGFAYIKAKGIKVAEVDGHVPSVESVKKYPYSRPTFLYVNGKPDGNIKAFIDFVTSPAGDKITEVVGFVPVSQVK; encoded by the coding sequence ATGAAATCCACCATCATCACTTCGCTGCTCGCCATCGCCATGACGGCGGGTCTTCAGGCCCAGAGCGTCCTGCGCATTCGCGGCTCGGACACCCTGGGCGCCAAGCTTGTTCCGCAGTGGGCGGAAGGCTTCAAGAAGCAGGGCGGCAACGTAAGCTTCGACATCGCTGCAGAAGGTTCCACCACTGCCTTCACTAACCTCTCGGCTGGTACCGCAGAAATCGGCATGTCCTCCCGCAAGGTGAAGGATGACGAGCGCACCTTCGCCAAGACCAAGGGCGTGTTCCTTCAGGAGTACAATGTCGCCTGGGACATGATCGCGGTCGTCGTGAACAAGAGCAATCCCGTGCAGAGCCTGACCAAGAAGCAGATCGCTGGCATCTTCACCGGCGCCATCAAGGACTGGAGCGAAGTGGGCGGCACCCCCGGCCCCATCTCCGTGTACACCCGCAACACCTCGTCCGGTACCTACAAGGACTGGCAGACCCTCGCCATGGGTGGCAAGGACTACGCTTCCAGCAGCCAGAAGATGGCCGGCAATGAGCAGATCGCCCAGGAAGTCGCCAGCAACAAGAACGGCATCGGTTATGTGGGCTTCGCCTACATCAAGGCCAAGGGCATCAAGGTGGCAGAAGTGGACGGCCATGTGCCCTCCGTGGAGTCCGTGAAGAAGTATCCCTACAGCCGCCCCACGTTCCTTTACGTGAACGGCAAGCCCGATGGCAACATCAAGGCTTTCATCGACTTCGTGACCAGCCCCGCCGGTGACAAGATCACCGAAGTGGTTGGTTTCGTTCCGGTCTCCCAGGTGAAGTAA
- the pstA gene encoding phosphate ABC transporter permease PstA codes for MHAPANPSTSGVIPNPFARPKTNKELYEFLWKQVLRVCTYTIILAVAAIFVPIIWKGVPVVFKTSAPFVNTDFLTKLPETLHVLEDKQGNKYETDPKGSDVIKAKLGDNLRSEKTISYSGGGILGPIVGTVLLVAFCIVIALFLGISSAVYLSEYAKHGRFIEIVRLAILNLSGVPSVVFGLFGLGIFVLSAPVFTDVPLDRSLLVIPLGFTKLSFQGWDASVLSGSFTLAFVILPVIITASEECLRAVPQGFRETSLALGATRWQTIWKSVLPFAMPGILTSSILGIARAAGETAPIMFTAALAFKDKLPWQGDAGAMGVFTESVQALPYHIYTIAARIPQSEYSERAQYGSVFVFLVIVLAFATASVLLRRKLRAKYKW; via the coding sequence ATGCACGCCCCCGCGAATCCATCGACCTCCGGCGTCATCCCGAATCCGTTCGCCCGGCCCAAAACCAACAAGGAGCTCTACGAGTTCCTGTGGAAGCAGGTGCTGCGCGTCTGCACGTACACCATCATCCTGGCGGTGGCGGCCATCTTTGTGCCCATCATCTGGAAGGGCGTGCCGGTGGTCTTCAAGACCTCCGCGCCCTTCGTGAACACGGACTTCCTCACGAAGCTGCCGGAGACACTCCACGTGCTGGAAGACAAGCAGGGGAACAAGTACGAGACCGACCCCAAGGGCTCCGACGTCATCAAGGCGAAGCTGGGTGACAACCTCCGCTCGGAAAAGACCATCTCCTACTCCGGTGGTGGTATCCTGGGTCCCATCGTCGGCACCGTATTACTTGTCGCGTTTTGTATCGTGATCGCCCTGTTCCTCGGGATTTCCTCAGCAGTGTACCTGAGTGAATATGCCAAGCACGGACGCTTCATCGAAATCGTGCGCCTCGCCATTCTGAATCTCTCGGGTGTGCCTTCGGTGGTGTTCGGTCTCTTCGGCCTGGGCATCTTCGTGCTGAGCGCTCCAGTCTTCACGGATGTACCACTGGACCGCTCGCTGCTGGTCATTCCCCTGGGCTTCACCAAGCTCAGCTTCCAGGGCTGGGATGCCTCCGTGCTCAGCGGTTCCTTCACCCTCGCCTTCGTGATTCTCCCCGTGATCATCACCGCCAGTGAGGAGTGCCTGCGCGCCGTGCCGCAGGGCTTCCGTGAAACGTCCCTCGCGCTGGGCGCCACCCGGTGGCAGACCATCTGGAAGAGCGTGCTGCCCTTCGCCATGCCGGGCATCCTGACCTCCAGCATCCTGGGCATTGCCCGTGCCGCCGGCGAGACTGCGCCCATCATGTTCACCGCCGCCCTTGCCTTCAAGGACAAGCTGCCCTGGCAGGGCGATGCCGGGGCCATGGGTGTCTTCACCGAGTCCGTCCAGGCCCTGCCGTATCACATCTACACCATCGCCGCGCGCATCCCGCAGAGTGAGTACTCTGAGCGCGCCCAGTATGGCTCGGTCTTCGTCTTTCTGGTGATCGTACTCGCATTTGCCACAGCGAGTGTGTTGCTCCGTCGCAAACTCCGCGCCAAATACAAATGGTAG
- a CDS encoding transposase codes for MDPLRLPTDAEIADGTREWPHAPPHRLKLGGVFFVTARAANRRHLLNTPSRRDWFQDTLFSLISEFGWQLEAWAVLSNHYHLIAHSPAEQRDGALSLKSLVQKLHSFTTKELNRQDGTPGRNRLWQNYRETLLTYQESYMARLNYVHQNAVHHKLVTRASDWKWCSARQFKEAVTPAWVRTVASFKFDRIAVEDEDFDTDMAESENLGS; via the coding sequence ATGGACCCGCTACGCCTGCCAACGGATGCCGAAATCGCCGACGGCACGCGTGAATGGCCTCACGCGCCTCCTCATCGCCTGAAGTTGGGAGGGGTTTTCTTCGTTACGGCACGTGCGGCCAACAGACGTCATCTCTTGAACACGCCTAGCCGACGGGATTGGTTTCAGGATACGCTATTCTCGCTGATCTCAGAGTTCGGTTGGCAGTTGGAAGCGTGGGCAGTTTTATCCAACCACTACCATCTCATTGCGCACAGCCCCGCTGAGCAGCGAGACGGGGCACTTTCCCTGAAGTCGCTTGTCCAGAAGCTGCATAGCTTTACGACCAAAGAACTGAATCGTCAGGATGGCACCCCTGGAAGAAACAGGCTCTGGCAGAACTATCGTGAGACATTGCTAACCTACCAGGAGAGCTACATGGCTCGATTGAACTATGTGCATCAGAATGCAGTTCATCATAAACTTGTGACTCGTGCATCCGACTGGAAGTGGTGCAGTGCACGCCAGTTCAAGGAAGCCGTGACACCCGCGTGGGTAAGGACCGTGGCGAGTTTCAAGTTTGATCGAATTGCCGTCGAGGATGAGGATTTTGATACCGATATGGCTGAGTCAGAAAACCTCGGCAGCTGA